Part of the Desulfovibrio sp. JC010 genome, CGCCAAAGTGCGGCAGTATCTTCCCTTTGTGAATATCGGTGGATTTGATCTTTCCCCCATTGTCGTTCTTCTGGCAATCCAGATGATCGACATCGCTCTGGTGGGCAATCTCACCAGACTTGCTTATGGTATGTAAATACCGGAGGTGGGTATGAGTCTTTCTAAAATAGACTTGCTTAATAAGAAGTTTTCAAAATCCCTGTTCGGGTATTCCAAGAGCGAAGTTGACCAGCTCATGGTCGAGCTTGCGGATGTTCTGGGTGCTTCTGCCGATGAAAAGAAGCAGCTACAGAAAATGGTTTCCCGCCGGGAAAGCACCATTACCGAGTTCCGCCAGCGTGAGGAAACCCTGCGCGACACCCTGATGACCACCCAGAAGATGGTGGACGACCTTAAGGCTACCGCAAGGAAGGAGGCTGAGGTCATCATCAATGAAGCCCACTCAAGGGCGGAGGTGATCCTGCAGCAGGCCCATAACAGGCTGGCCCAGATTCATGAAGACATCAACGAATTGAAGCGGCAGAGAACCCGTTTTGAGGTTGAGCTCAAGGCTCTTCTTGAATCTCATCTCAAGACGCTCGAAATCGGTGATCCCGAGGTTGAGAAGGTTGAAGCCATCGAATCCAAACTTAAATTCTTCAAGAAGGCCAAGTGACCGAAGTTATTGCTGAACTCCCATCTTACATAAGGCCCTGCGGACACGGTTCGTGGAGGGTCTCCGTATGGGTGCAGCCCGGTGCCAAAAACGAGGGCGTTACCGGGGAGTATCAGGACAGCGTGCGTGTGCGTATAAACGCGCCCGCTGTTGATAACAAGGCCAACAAGGCTCTTGCCGCATTTGTCGCGACCCGTCTGGGTCTCAAAAAACGAAATATTTCCATTGCATCAGGTCATTCCAACCGTAAAAAGGTTTTACTGGTGGAGTCTGATGTCGAACCGCGTTGGGAAGGGATAATCCCTGCCGGCGCCTGAGTTGCAAACCAATTGCAAAAAGGAGTTTCAAATGGAACAGAGAGAGATTGAACTGATCGAGCAGCTAGCGGGCCAGGACAGCGAAATTAACGCCCTATGGAACCAGCACAACGAATTTAAGAAACTCATCGATAAAATGGAAGCTAAGAGCTACCTGAGCGAAACCGAGACTCAGGAAGTTAAAGAACTCAAAAAGAAAAAACTCGCTGGAAAGACAAAGCTGCAGGCTTTGCTCGACAAGCATAAATAAGGGAGGGTAGCCATGGAGCTCACCGGAGCTCAGATATTTCTTGAATGTCTGAAAAAGGAGGGTGTGGACGTCGTATTCGGATTCCCCGGAGGGGCAGTAATCGACATATACGACGAATTACCCAATTATCCGTTTAAGCACATACTTGTAAGGCACGAACAGGGTGCAATCCATGCTGCGGACGGCTATGCACGCGCCACCGGCGATGTAGGAGTCTGCCTCGTGACATCAGGTCCCGGAGCGACCAACACTGTTACCGGCATAGCAACGGCGTACATGGATTCAATTCCGGTGGTTATTTTCACCGGGCAGGTTCCCACCCCGCTGATCGGAAACGATGCGTTTCAGGAAGTGGATATAGTAGGAATCACCCGTCCCTGCACAAAGCATAATTATCTGGTCAAGGACATCAAAGACCTCGCCTACACCGTCCGTCAGGCTTTTTATCTGGCCCGTACAGGACGCCCCGGCCCGGTTCTGGTTGACCTGCCCAAGGACATTATGCAGCAGAAATTCGAGTTTAAGTGGCCTGAAGATGTGTCGCTCAGGAGCTATAATCCTAATCTGAAACCGCATGCGCGGCAGATTAAAAAAGTCGCAAAATTGATCGAAGGTGCAGAAAGACCCTTGATTTATGCAGGCGGAGGGGTTATCAGCTCTGGAGCTGAGGATGAACTGACATGGCTCGCCAAGAGTCTTGACATTCCGGTGACAGCTACTCTTATGGGGCTGGGAGCCTTTCCCGGTGACGATCCCCTCTGGCTGGGGATGCTGGGAATGCACGGCACCTACGCCGCAAACATGGCAATAAATAACGCGGACCTCGTCCTGGCAATCGGGGCGAGGTTCGATGACCGTGTGACCGGCAAGGTCAGCACATTTGCCCCCAAAGCCACTCTTGTTCACATCGATATTGACCCCACCTCAATTCAGAAGAACGTAGCCGTACACGTGCCGCTGGTCTCCGACTGCAAAAGCGCATTGTCTGCATTAAAGAGTGAAATGGAACCGAGGCTTGAAACCGTGGACTGGGAAGTTGCCCACGCCGTATGGGTCAGGCAGGTTCAGGAGTGGGCTGAAACCCATCCTCTGCGCTATAAAAAGAGCGAAACTGAGTATATCAAGCCCCAGCGGGTCGTGGAGAAAGTCTACGAAATCAGCAAGGGTGAAGCCATTGTCGCCACCGAAGTGGGCCAGAACCAGATGTGGGCCGCCCAGTTCTATAAGTTTAAACGCTCCAAATCATTCCTTTCATCTGGTGGTCTCGGCACCATGGGCTTCGGACTTCCCGCAGCTCTGGGTGCTCAGATGGCCTTCCCGGACAAGCTTGTTGTCAACATTGCCGGAGACGGTTCCATCCAGATGAATATTCAGGAAATGATGACTGCCGTATGCAACAACCTTCCCGTAAAAATTGTTATCTTGAATAACGGCTATCTCGGAATGGTCCGCCAGTGGCAGGAGCTTTTTTACAACCGCAACTACTGTGAAACCTGCATGGATGCCCAGCCGGACTTCGTGAAACTTGCCGAAGCATACGGAGCCGCCGGGTACCGGGTTACTGAAGAAAAAGACCTCGAACCGATGCTCAAGGAAGCTTTCTCCAACGGAAAGCCCACCATCATCGATGTCCGCGTGGATCCGGAAGAGAACGTGTACCCCATGGTTCCCGCCGGTGCTTCATTAACCGACATGCTGCTCGTTTAGGAGGAAGTAATGAGACATACTTTATCCGTGACAGTTGAAAACGAGCCCGGGGTTCTTTCCAGAGTTGTAGGACTGTTCAGCGGGCGAGGATTCAACATTGAATCCCTCAACGTTGCTCCCACCCTTGAGGAGGGAGTTTCCCAGATGACCATTACAACGCTCGGTGATGAGCACATCATGGAGCAGATTGTGAAACAGCTGCGCAAGCTGGTTACAGTCATCAAGGTCGTTGATATGGCGGAACATAAGGCCGTTGAGCGTGAAATGGTTATTCTCAAGGTTAATGCCGAAGACACCAAGCGCGCAGAGATTCTACGCATTGTAGATATCTTCCGCTGCAAGGTTGTGGACGTCAGCCCGGATGAACTTTCCATTGAAGTTACCGGCGACCACGGCAAGATCGAAGCTCTGATCAACATGCTCACCCGTTTCGGTATTAAGGAAGTAGCCCGCACCGGCACCGTCGCCATGAAACGTGCCCTGCAAGCTTAGGACAAAATTTCATAAACATTTCGGCACAGGAGTGCCCTCCGGCTGGCTTTTTAAATCAAGGCGAGCCGCCGGGAAACTATTATTAAGTTTCGTGTCCGAATTAAAGAGAACAACATCTAGGAGAAAGCAATGAAAGTTTATTATGAAAATGACGCTGATCTGAATCTGCTCAAAGATAAGACAGTTGCCATCATCGGTTACGGCAGTCAGGGCCACGCCCACGCACAGAACCTTCGTGATTCCGGCGTTAAAGTTGTAGTTGGTCAGCGTCCCGGCGGCGCAAACTACGAACTCGCCAAAGAACACGGTTTCGAACCCGTAAGTGCAGCTGAAGCAGCAGCACAGGCCGATCTCATCATGATCCTCCTGCCCGACCAGGTTCAGGCTGAAGTGTACAAAAACGACATCGCACCCAACCTGAAGTCCGGCGACGTCCTTGCTTTCGGACACGGTTTCAACATCCATTTCGAACAGATCACTCCTCCTGCGGACGTTGATGTAATCATGGCTGCTCCCAAAGGACCCGGCCACCTTGTACGCCGCACCTACACCGAAGGCGGAGCTGTTCCCGCAATCATCGCTGTTGATCAGGATGCTTCCGGTAAAGCTTTCGATATCGCACTTGCTTACGCAAAAGGCATCGGCGCAACCCGTTCCGGTGTACTGCAGACCACCTTCCGTGAAGAAACCGAAACCGACCTTTTCGGTGAGCAGGCTGTTCTCTGCGGCGGTCTCTCCGAGCTGATCAAAGCAGGTTTCGAAACCCTCGTAGAAGCGGGTTACAAGCCTGAAATCGCTTACTTCGAGTGTCTGCACGAATGCAAGCTGATCATCGACCTCATTTACGAAGGCGGTCTCGCCAAAATGCGTGATTCCATTTCCGATACCGCTGAGTACGGTGACCTGACCCGCGGTCCTCGCGTTATCAACGAGGAAAGCCGCAAGGAAATGAAGAAGATCCTCAAGGAAATCCAGCAGGGTGAATTCGCTCGTGAATTCATCGCCGAGAACAATAACGGTAAGGCTCATTTCTCTGCCATGCGCCGCATTGGTAAAGAACACCAGATCGAGCAGGTCGGTGGCGAACTCCGCAAAATGATGAGCTGGCTCAAGAAGTAAACGCCCGCTCTTTATAAATATTATGGCCCGCGTGAAAAAAGTTTAATTAAATAACCTTTTTTGCGCGGGCCTATTGCTCTTTTATCCTCCTTGAGGTATGGGGCTACATAGGCTACCGGATTTCAGCCGAATATCATAGATTGTCTTTATAGGTATTTTGTTGAGTGGCTGGTTTTCTCAGCGGGTTTCTGAGGTCAGCGTTAGTCGTAAAGAATTTCTTTTAGTTCGAGAGCGGCGGTCTGGTTTTGTTTTAAGTTCTAACGATTTATGGAGTTTTTTGAGATGTCGAAGAACATTTACGTGGGCAATCTTCCCTGGAGCTCTTCCGAGGAAGATGTGAGGGCAGCTTTTGAAGAATTTGGTGAAGTTATTTCTGTTAAACTCATCAATGACCGTGAAACCGGCCGCCCCCGTGGATTCGGTTTTGTTGAAATGGAAGACAATGGTGCAATCAAAGCTATTGAAAGCCTTGACGGTACTGACTTCGGTGGCCGTAACTTGAAAGTTAATGAAGCCCGTCCGAGGGAAGAGCGTCCTAGACGCTGGTAATTTGTTGCGATTTGGTATAAAGCCCCTTTGGGCTGGTGAGAATATGTTGTTCTTACCGACACCATTTTGTACCTAAAGACAGTCTTGATATTCCCGAGTCCGGGAAAATCGAAAATTAAGCCCGCTGTCGCAGTTGCGAGTGCGGGCTTTTTTTTATGTAACTACTTAAGAATAAGAGGAATAATTTTGGCTAAAGAAGAAGGAATTGCAGTTAATGGCACCGTGGAAGAAGCTCTCCCTAACGCTATGTTTCGCGTAGAGCTTGAAAACGGTCATGAGGTTCTGGCTCACATCTCCGGTAAGATGCGTAAGTTCCGCATCAGGGTTATGCCCGGTGATAAGGTTACTGTTGAGCTCTCTCCTTACGATCTCACTCGCGGCAGAATTACTTACCGTCCCCGGTAGTAACTACCCGAGATTTCACGATACCTGTATCGATGGAATACCCCATGCGGGGTCGGTCCTTCTGTAACCGACCCCGTGGGATGGTAGTTCCATTTTTTAACGCTGGTCAATTTTGATATCTACCAGCGGCGTTCCGTCTATGGCTTCCATAGGGCGGACTTTTATTTTGCATCCGTCCACTTCAGTGATGGTTACCGGGTGCAGGCCGATGGGATTCGGTCTGTCCGGGGAACGGGTGGAAAATACACCCCGTTTCGGCCTTGATTCATCTCCGCGTGGATGAACTTTCTGGCAGCTGCGGTCTGCTTCGTGCAGCCATGTAAAGAGCAGTATTTCGCTTCCTACGCTGAGTCCGTCCATGGATTCACTGAATTCTTCCTTGATTTCCACAATAGCTTCCACGCCGCCTTCGCAGCCCTGTTTGGGGGCGTTTTCTCTGTCTTTTATTTCTGAATAGA contains:
- the ilvN gene encoding acetolactate synthase small subunit, coding for MRHTLSVTVENEPGVLSRVVGLFSGRGFNIESLNVAPTLEEGVSQMTITTLGDEHIMEQIVKQLRKLVTVIKVVDMAEHKAVEREMVILKVNAEDTKRAEILRIVDIFRCKVVDVSPDELSIEVTGDHGKIEALINMLTRFGIKEVARTGTVAMKRALQA
- a CDS encoding DUF167 domain-containing protein; translation: MTEVIAELPSYIRPCGHGSWRVSVWVQPGAKNEGVTGEYQDSVRVRINAPAVDNKANKALAAFVATRLGLKKRNISIASGHSNRKKVLLVESDVEPRWEGIIPAGA
- a CDS encoding RNA-binding protein, which codes for MSKNIYVGNLPWSSSEEDVRAAFEEFGEVISVKLINDRETGRPRGFGFVEMEDNGAIKAIESLDGTDFGGRNLKVNEARPREERPRRW
- a CDS encoding DivIVA domain-containing protein translates to MSLSKIDLLNKKFSKSLFGYSKSEVDQLMVELADVLGASADEKKQLQKMVSRRESTITEFRQREETLRDTLMTTQKMVDDLKATARKEAEVIINEAHSRAEVILQQAHNRLAQIHEDINELKRQRTRFEVELKALLESHLKTLEIGDPEVEKVEAIESKLKFFKKAK
- the ilvC gene encoding ketol-acid reductoisomerase — its product is MKVYYENDADLNLLKDKTVAIIGYGSQGHAHAQNLRDSGVKVVVGQRPGGANYELAKEHGFEPVSAAEAAAQADLIMILLPDQVQAEVYKNDIAPNLKSGDVLAFGHGFNIHFEQITPPADVDVIMAAPKGPGHLVRRTYTEGGAVPAIIAVDQDASGKAFDIALAYAKGIGATRSGVLQTTFREETETDLFGEQAVLCGGLSELIKAGFETLVEAGYKPEIAYFECLHECKLIIDLIYEGGLAKMRDSISDTAEYGDLTRGPRVINEESRKEMKKILKEIQQGEFAREFIAENNNGKAHFSAMRRIGKEHQIEQVGGELRKMMSWLKK
- the tsaA gene encoding tRNA (N6-threonylcarbamoyladenosine(37)-N6)-methyltransferase TrmO, producing the protein MNTNLEIIGYVYSEIKDRENAPKQGCEGGVEAIVEIKEEFSESMDGLSVGSEILLFTWLHEADRSCQKVHPRGDESRPKRGVFSTRSPDRPNPIGLHPVTITEVDGCKIKVRPMEAIDGTPLVDIKIDQR
- the ilvB gene encoding biosynthetic-type acetolactate synthase large subunit, with the protein product MELTGAQIFLECLKKEGVDVVFGFPGGAVIDIYDELPNYPFKHILVRHEQGAIHAADGYARATGDVGVCLVTSGPGATNTVTGIATAYMDSIPVVIFTGQVPTPLIGNDAFQEVDIVGITRPCTKHNYLVKDIKDLAYTVRQAFYLARTGRPGPVLVDLPKDIMQQKFEFKWPEDVSLRSYNPNLKPHARQIKKVAKLIEGAERPLIYAGGGVISSGAEDELTWLAKSLDIPVTATLMGLGAFPGDDPLWLGMLGMHGTYAANMAINNADLVLAIGARFDDRVTGKVSTFAPKATLVHIDIDPTSIQKNVAVHVPLVSDCKSALSALKSEMEPRLETVDWEVAHAVWVRQVQEWAETHPLRYKKSETEYIKPQRVVEKVYEISKGEAIVATEVGQNQMWAAQFYKFKRSKSFLSSGGLGTMGFGLPAALGAQMAFPDKLVVNIAGDGSIQMNIQEMMTAVCNNLPVKIVILNNGYLGMVRQWQELFYNRNYCETCMDAQPDFVKLAEAYGAAGYRVTEEKDLEPMLKEAFSNGKPTIIDVRVDPEENVYPMVPAGASLTDMLLV
- the infA gene encoding translation initiation factor IF-1 translates to MAKEEGIAVNGTVEEALPNAMFRVELENGHEVLAHISGKMRKFRIRVMPGDKVTVELSPYDLTRGRITYRPR
- a CDS encoding DUF465 domain-containing protein: MEQREIELIEQLAGQDSEINALWNQHNEFKKLIDKMEAKSYLSETETQEVKELKKKKLAGKTKLQALLDKHK